The Hemibagrus wyckioides isolate EC202008001 linkage group LG15, SWU_Hwy_1.0, whole genome shotgun sequence genome window below encodes:
- the tfip11 gene encoding tuftelin-interacting protein 11 yields MSMSHLYGRRGEDEEEDGVEIEKFEISEWDLANEFNPDRRRHRQTKEEATYGIWAEHDSDDERPSFGGKRTKDYTAPVNFISAGLRKSAAEEKKEQHGSDDSDEDGEAPPPPRAAAPRKLQTGGNFKTSQKTFAGNIRPGQDIGGWEKHTRGIGQKLLQKMGYVQGKGLGKNAQGIVTPIEAKVRKGKGAVGAYGNERTQQSIQDFPVVDSEEEEEKEFQRDLGQWRKEPGAGKKKPKYSFKTVEELKAHGKLSNKSMSQPAGELAQVKVIDMTGREQKVYYSYSQMSQKHSIPEEAPMSASAREQKSAGFALPELEHNLKLLIELTEQDILQSSRRLQHEKDTVVSLRHESTALQARLREENEAVERLEQVLELVERLETAGEGGSPLLSLEECVQAFQQMQTHFYQEYKSMGLADLAVSVVHPLLNEKLRNWDPLKDCSYGFEEVGQWRAILEGTQLQHSTPDSNHMDPYHRLIWEVWVPVLRNCVAQWQPRNVGPMVDLVDCWAPVLPLWILDYVLEQLIFPRLQKEVDNWNPLTDTVPIHSWIHPWLPQMQMRLEPLYPPIRNKLANALQRWHPSDASARLILQPWKDVFTPGAWEAFMVKNIVPKLALCLGELVVNPHQQMIEPFNWVMDWEGMLSLSSMVGLLDKHFFNKWLQVLCSWLSNNPNYEEITKWYLGWKGMLSEQLISHPVIKEKLNEALDIMNRAVASGLGGYMQPGAKENIAYLTQTERRKDFQYEPPPPPQREVESSVPRLPVTGPVSASVPTNFKDLIQAKAEENGIVFMPIMGKRHMGKQLYTFGRITIYVERGVVFVQGKKTWVPTSLQSLIDMAK; encoded by the exons ATGTCCATGTCCCATCTGTATGGGCGTAGAGGAGAGGACGAGGAAGAGGATGGGGTCGAAATCGAGAAGTTCGAGATTTCTGAATGGGATCTAGCCAACGAGTTTAATCCAGACAGACGTCGTCACAGGCAGACCAAAGAGGAGGCGACGTACGGCATCTGGGCTGAACATGATTCAGATGATGAGAGACCCAGCTTTGGAGGCAAGAG AACAAAAGACTACACGGCTCCTGTGAACTTCATAAGTGCCGGTCTGAGGAAGAGTGCAGCTGAGGAGAAAAAGGAGCAGCATGGCTCAGATGATTCGGATGAGGATGGTGAAGCACCTCCACCACCCCGTGCTGCTGCACCCAGAAAGCTGCAGACG GGTGGAAATTTTAAAACTTCCCAGAAGACGTTTGCAGGCAATATCCGACCAGGGCAGGACATCGGTGGCTGGGAGAAACACACAAGAGGCATTGGCCAGAAGCTCCTACAGAAGATGGGCTACGTCCAGGGCAAAGGCCTTGGAAAAAACGCACAGG GTATTGTAACCCCAATTGAGGCTAAAGTACGTAAAGGAAAAGGAGCAGTGGGGGCTTACGGGAACGAGAGAACTCAGCAGTCAATTCAGGACTTTCCAGTGGTAGActcagaggaggaagaggagaag GAGTTTCAGAGGGATTTGGGGCAATGGCGGAAAGAGCCTGGAGCAGGGAAGAAAAAGCCGAAGTACTCCTTCAAAACTGTGGAGGAACTGAAAGCTCATGGAAAACTCTCCAACAAGAGCATGAGCCAACCAGCTGGAGAACTTGCCCAAGTCAAG GTGATTGATATGACGGGTCGTGAGCAGAAGGTCTACTACAGCTACAGTCAGATGAGCCAGAAGCACAGCATTCCCGAGGAGGCTCCCATGAGTGCAAGTGCAAGAGAGCAGAAGAGCGCCGGTTTTGCTCTGCCAGAACTCGAACACAACCTCAAACTGCTCATCGAGCTCACTGAGCAGGATATTTTACAG AGCTCTCGACGTTTGCAGCATGAGAAGGATACAGTGGTGTCTCTGAGGCACGAGAGCACAGCCCTGCAGGCACGGTTAAGGGAGGAGAACGAGGCAGTGGAGCGTCTAGAACAGGTGCTGGAGCTGGTGGAGCGACTGGAGACAGCTGGTGAAGGAGGCAGCCCTCTACTCTCCCTTGAAGAGTGTGTCCAGGCCTTCCAGCAGATGCAGACCCACTTCTATCAGGAATACAAGAGCATGGGGCTCGCCGATCTCGCTGTATCTGTAGTACATCCTCTACTGAATGAGAAACTCAGAAACTGGGACCCACTGAAG GACTGTTCATATGGTTTCGAGGAGGTAGGTCAGTGGAGGGCCATTCTAGAGGGTACACAACTTCAACATagtacacctgattccaaccaCATGGACCCCTACCACAG GTTGATATGGGAGGTGTGGGTTCCAGTGCTAAGGAACTGTGTGGCACAGTGGCAGCCCAGAAATGTTGGTCCTATGGTGGACCTGGTGGactgctgggcccctgtgcTGCCTCTCTGGATCCTCGACTATGTGTTGGAGCAGCTCATCTTCCCTCGGCTACAGAAAGAG GTGGATAACTGGAACCCACTGACTGACACAGTTCCCATCCACTCATGGATCCACCCGTGGCTGCCCCAGATGCAGATGCGCCTAGAGCCACTGTACCCACCTATACGCAACAAGCTGGCAAATGCCCTGCAGCGCTGGCACCCCAGCGATGCTTCTGCCCGACTCATCCTGCAGCCTTGGAAAGACGTCTTCACCCCTGGAGCCTGGGAGGCCTTCATGGTCAAAAACATTGTCCCTAagcttg CTCTGTGTCTCGGGGAGCTGGTGGTGAACCCACATCAACAGATGATTGAGCCGTTCAACTGGGTGATGGACTGGGAGGGCATGTTGTCTTTGTCCAGTATGGTGGGATTACTAGACAAGCACTTTTTTAACAAATGGCTACAG GTGTTGTGCTCCTGGCTGAGTAACAATCCTAACTATGAGGAGATCACTAAGTGGTATCTGGGATGGAAAGGCATGCTGTCAGAGCAACTGATTAGTCACCCTGTCATTAAAGAGAAGCTGAATGAAGCCCTAGACATAATGAACAGAGCGGTAGCCTCTGGACTAG GTGGCTACATGCAGCCTGGAGCAAAGGAAAACATTGCATATCTGACCCAGACCGAGAGGAGGAAAGATTTCCAGtatgagccaccaccacccccacagCGTGAGGTAGAGAGCAGTGTTCCACGCCTGCCCGTCACTGGCCCAGTCTCAGCCTCCGTCCCCACCAACTTCAAAGACCTGATC